In the genome of Raphanus sativus cultivar WK10039 chromosome 4, ASM80110v3, whole genome shotgun sequence, one region contains:
- the LOC108848434 gene encoding probable polyamine oxidase 5 — MTKKPRIVIIGAGMAGLTAANKLYTHSNSTFDLSVVEGGSRIGGRINTSEFSSERIEMGATWIHGIGGSPVNRIAEETGSLVSDEPWECMDPTTDKARTFAEGGFEVEPSIVEPISGLFNALMELAQGKEEKETSQNDGVSGIYENATSVGSFLKSGFDAHCSNGGEGYYGTWSRHSLEEAVFTMFSNTQRTYTSADDLTTLDYAAESEYQMFPGEETTIAKGYVSVIHHLASVLPHGVIQLNRRVTKIEWESCEEEGPVKVHFSDGSVVSADHVVVTVSLGVLKAGIESDDGLFSPPLPEFKSDAIKRLGYGVVNKLFVEVSERNFPSLQLVFEPEDSEFRFVRIPWWMRRTATIAPIHSNSKVLLSWFAGKEALELEKLTDEEIIDGVLTTISCLTGKEVKKDTDAKPLVNGYVNGNDEEVLRITKVLKSEWGGDPLFRGSYSYVAVGSSGDDLDAMAEPLPRVNKKGGQVKCHDQAEVRELQVLFAGEATHRTHYSTTHGAYYSGLREANRLLKHYKM; from the coding sequence ATGACGAAAAAACCGAGAATCGTGATCATCGGAGCCGGAATGGCCGGTCTCACGGCGGCGAACAAACTCTACACTCACTCCAACAGCACCTTCGACCTCTCCGTCGTAGAAGGCGGGTCCAGAATCGGCGGGAGGATCAACACCTCCGAGTTCTCCTCCGAGAGGATCGAGATGGGTGCCACGTGGATACACGGCATCGGCGGAAGCCCCGTTAACAGAATCGCCGAGGAGACCGGTTCTCTCGTCTCCGACGAGCCTTGGGAGTGCATGGACCCCACCACTGATAAAGCCAGAACGTTTGCTGAAGGAGGCTTCGAGGTTGAACCTTCCATCGTCGAACCTATCTCTGGACTGTTCAACGCTCTCATGGAGTTGGCTCAGgggaaagaagagaaagagaccTCTCAAAACGACGGCGTTTCGGGTATTTACGAAAATGCCACTAGTGTTGGGTCGTTCTTGAAGTCTGGGTTCGATGCTCACTGTAGCAACGGTGGAGAAGGATATTATGGGACGTGGAGCAGACACTCGCTCGAAGAAGCTGTTTTCACGATGTTTAGCAACACGCAGAGGACGTACACGTCAGCAGATGATCTCACGACGCTTGACTACGCGGCGGAGAGCGAGTACCAGATGTTTCCAGGGGAAGAGACCACTATAGCTAAAGGCTACGTGAGCGTGATTCATCACTTGGCCTCTGTTCTTCCTCACGGTGTTATCCAGCTGAACCGACGGGTCACGAAGATCGAGTGGGAGAGTTGCGAAGAGGAGGGTCCTGTGAAGGTGCATTTCTCTGATGGGTCTGTTGTGTCTGCTGATCATGTTGTTGTTACGGTCTCTTTAGGTGTGCTTAAGGCAGGGATTGAGAGTGATGACGGATTGTTTAGTCCTCCTTTGCCTGAGTTCAAATCAGACGCTATCAAGAGGTTAGGTTATGGTGTTGTCAACAAGCTCTTTGTGGAAGTGTCTGAAAGAAACTTCCCATCTCTGCAGCTTGTGTTTGAACCGGAGGATTCCGAGTTTAGGTTCGTGAGAATCCCTTGGTGGATGAGGAGAACGGCGACTATAGCGCCAATCCATAGCAATTCAAAGGTCTTGCTTTCTTGGTTCGCAGGCAAAGAAGCGCTCGAGCTTGAGAAACTAACCGATGAGGAGATTATAGATGGTGTCTTGACAACTATCTCTTGCTTGACAGGCAAGGAAGTGAAAAAGGACACTGATGCTAAGCCCTTGGTAAATGGCTATGTGAATGGTAATGATGAAGAAGTCTTGAGAATCACAAAGGTCTTGAAGAGCGAATGGGGAGGAGATCCTCTGTTCCGAGGGTCGTATTCTTATGTGGCGGTGGGGTCAAGTGGTGATGACCTAGATGCCATGGCTGAGCCATTGCCAAGGGTTAACAAGAAGGGTGGTCAGGTCAAGTGTCATGATCAAGCCGAGGTTCGTGAGCTTCAAGTCTTGTTTGCAGGGGAAGCAACACATAGAACACATTACTCCACAACTCATGGTGCTTACTATAGTGGTTTAAGGGAAGCCAATAGGCTTCTCAAGCATTacaaaatgtga
- the LOC130510414 gene encoding cytokinin dehydrogenase 4 → MTTNPSLSIITLMTLLMCLTPTLIKSEEGIDVLLPISLNLTVLTDPFSISAASQDFGNITSENPGAVLCPSSPAEVARLLRFANGDFSYDGESTTSSSPGFKVAARGQGHSLRGQASAPGGIVVNMTCLAKTAKPAAVVVSADGTYADVAAGAMWVEVLEAALKRGVSPVSFTDYLYLSVGGTLSNAGIGGNVFRHGPQISNVHELDVITGKGDMVTCSPKLHPELFYGVLGGLGQFGIITRARIALDHAPTRVKWLRILYSDFSAFTKDQERLISMGNDLRVDFLEGQLMMSNGIVDTSFFPLSDQTRVTSLVNDHRIIYVLEIAKYYDSTTLPIIDQVIDRLTRNLGFPSGFMFVQDVPYFDFLNRVRNEEDKLRSIGLWEVPHPWLNMFVPRSRILDFHEGVIKGLLLNQTSTSGVTLFYPTNRNKWNNLMSAMIPNEDVFYVIGFLQSAGGSNNWEDLQNLNDRIINFCDNSGINIKEYLMHYTRKEDWIKHFGPKWNDFLRRKMMFDPEKLLSPGQDIFN, encoded by the exons ATGACTACTAATCCCAGTTTAAGCATCATCACACTAATGACGCTCTTGATGTGTTTAACTCCGACCTTAATCAAATCAGAGGAAGGCATTGATGTCCTTTTACCCATATCACTCAACCTCACCGTCCTGACCGATCCCTTCTCCATCTCCGCTGCTTCTCAGGACTTCGGAAATATAACCAGCGAAAACCCCGGCGCCGTCCTCTGTCCTTCTTCCCCCGCCGAGGTCGCCCGTCTTCTCCGCTTCGCGAACGGAGACTTCTCTTATGACGGCGAATCAACCACCAGCTCCTCTCCAGGTTTCAAGGTGGCGGCTCGAGGCCAGGGACACTCCCTCCGTGGCCAAGCCTCTGCACCCGGCGGCATTGTCGTGAACATGACGTGCCTCGCCAAGACGGCTAAACCAGCAGCGGTTGTTGTCTCAGCCGATGGGACGTACGCTGACGTAGCGGCAGGGGCGATGTGGGTGGAGGTTCTGGAGGCGGCGTTGAAGAGAGGCGTCTCGCCGGTTTCTTTCACGGATTATCTGTATCTCAGCGTCGGCGGGACGTTGTCGAACGCTGGAATCGGCGGTAATGTGTTTAGACACGGCCCTCAGATTAGTAACGTTCATGAACTGGACGTTATTACTG GAAAAGGTGACATGGTGACATGCTCTCCAAAGTTACACCCTGAATTGTTCTATGGAGTTTTAGGAGGATTGGGCCAATTTGGTATAATAACAAGAGCCAGAATTGCGCTGGATCATGCACCAACAAGG GTGAAATGGCTACGCATACTCTACAGTGACTTCTCGGCGTTTACTAAAGACCAAGAGCGTTTAATATCAATGGGCAATGATCTTCGAGTTGATTTTTTGGAAGGTCAACTTATGATGTCAAACGGAATAGTTGATACCTCCTTTTTCCCACTCTCCGATCAAACAAGAGTAACCTCTCTTGTGAATGACCACCGTATCATCTATGTTCTCGAAATAGCCAAATATTATGATTCCACCACCCTCCCTATCATTGACCAG GTAATCGACAGGTTAACTAGAAATCTAGGTTTCCCTTCAGGGTTCATGTTCGTGCAAGACGTTCCTtattttgatttcttaaatcgtgtCCGAAACGAAGAAGATAAGCTTAGATCTATAGGGCTATGGGAAGTTCCTCATCCATGGCTTAATATGTTCGTTCCGAGATCTCGGATATTAGATTTTCATGAAGGTGTTATCAAAGGCCTTCTTCTCAACCAAACCTCAACTTCTGGTGTTACTCTCTTCTATCCCACAAACCGAAACAA ATGGAACAACCTCATGTCGGCGATGATACCAAACGAGGATGTTTTTTATGTGATCGGTTTCCTCCAATCAGCTGGTGGATCAAATAACTGGGAAGATCTTCAGAATCTTAATGACAGGATAATCAACTTTTGCGATAACTCAGGCATTAATATCAAAGAATATTTGATGCATTACACAAGAAAAGAAGATTGGATTAAGCATTTTGGACCAAAATGGAATGATTTCTTGAGGAGGAAAATGATGTTTGATCCAGAAAAACTATTGTCTCCAGGACAAGACATCTTTAATTAA
- the LOC108851876 gene encoding uncharacterized protein LOC108851876 codes for MAATPITSPIPVAMYPTLSVFTLAIGLIITAIFFIYEATSSTKNRSLAKELATAAVASVFLGFGSLFLLLASGVYV; via the exons ATG GCGGCGACTCCGATTACGAGTCCGATTCCGGTGGCGATGTACCCGACTCTGTCGGTGTTCACTCTTGCGATCGGCCTCATCATCACCGCTATCTTCTTCAT CTATGAAGCTACATCATCCACGAAAAACCGTAGCCTCGCCAAGGAGCTCGCGACTGCAGCAGTAGCATCTGTTTTCTTG GGTTTTGGATCGTTGTTTTTGCTACTTGCTAGTGGTGTTTATGTCTGA